One Lottiidibacillus patelloidae DNA segment encodes these proteins:
- the ybeY gene encoding rRNA maturation RNase YbeY translates to MNLTIDFNDETTSLTDDHFNLLQEVIEKAALAEELSGELELSLTFVDEKTIQQLNKEYRDKDMPTDVLSFALEEMEEDEVEIIGIDLPRALGDIIISVSHIHDQAEKYNHSFERELGFLALHGFLHLLGYDHMTEEDERIMFGKQREILDEYGLKR, encoded by the coding sequence ATAAATCTTACAATTGACTTTAACGATGAAACTACTAGCCTTACAGATGATCATTTTAATTTACTACAAGAAGTAATTGAAAAAGCTGCGTTGGCTGAGGAACTTTCTGGCGAACTAGAGTTATCTTTAACGTTTGTTGATGAAAAAACGATTCAACAGTTAAACAAAGAATATCGAGACAAAGATATGCCAACGGATGTTCTTTCCTTTGCATTAGAAGAAATGGAAGAGGACGAAGTTGAAATTATCGGGATAGATCTGCCAAGAGCTTTAGGAGACATTATTATCTCTGTTTCTCATATCCATGATCAAGCGGAAAAATATAATCATTCATTTGAACGCGAATTAGGTTTTTTAGCTTTACATGGCTTCCTGCATTTATTAGGATACGACCACATGACTGAAGAAGATGAGAGAATAATGTTTGGAAAACAGAGAGAGATTTTGGACGAGTATGGACTTAAAAGATAA
- a CDS encoding HD family phosphohydrolase, translated as MLNKLALKKFKSKFQKKPTIPYLNSFLFLLLGLIMYASMLSNIIPNYMNVSMYDKATENIWSEITIEDKEKTHEKRQLAAEEVPNQYKLWENYRDNQLIKLTSLFDYAIEIRKDYETSQFRTYEDFVEELAGFIRNQVELDINRSSVHMLVNTPVEQLQLSREIAAATLNDAMSENIKIDDVTGAKHDVKNNILKTNLSNDLREVVIHITQSAILANYYFDSEKTLFERQKQRDAVEPVFIREGQLIVEKGQVIDENIYRQLKLVGLLDKQSNALPFIGLFFFISFLLFVIITFYISEDQKQKTLGLYVLIFFLSFLLMKVTSIISYDNDFGIAYIVPIAMGTMITTMLISERLALVSAIIFAICGSIIFNLQATGTFNFTHGVYILCSSLAGIVVLSKSNPKGNIFKAGILIGFINALLALSFDLIKNGQTIWMELGATITFSFLSGIIAAVLTMGILPYLEAGFGILSSMKLIDLSNPNHPLLRKLLLEAPGTYHHSIMVANLSESASEAIGANGLLARVGAFYHDIGKAKWPQYFIENQMNMDNPHDKLAPHLSKNIITGHPTDGVKMLRKHKMPQEIIDIALQHHGTTCLRYFYIKAKESDETVLEADFRYPGPKPQGKEAAVIMICDSIEAAVRTLKEPSSEKIETLVRNIIQAKLEDGQFDECNITLKELNIISQTVCDQLKGNFHSRIAYPEEKNKRVKQA; from the coding sequence GAAATCACTATTGAGGATAAAGAAAAGACGCATGAAAAAAGGCAACTTGCGGCTGAAGAAGTGCCTAATCAATATAAGTTATGGGAAAATTATCGGGATAATCAATTAATAAAATTAACATCTTTATTTGATTATGCCATTGAAATTCGAAAAGATTATGAAACATCCCAATTTCGTACATATGAGGATTTTGTTGAAGAGTTAGCGGGATTTATTCGTAACCAGGTTGAGTTGGATATAAATAGAAGTAGTGTACATATGTTAGTTAACACTCCTGTTGAACAATTACAATTATCACGTGAAATTGCAGCGGCAACATTAAATGACGCAATGAGTGAAAACATAAAAATTGATGATGTAACAGGCGCTAAGCATGATGTTAAAAACAATATATTAAAAACTAATTTAAGTAATGATTTACGTGAAGTGGTCATCCACATTACACAAAGTGCAATTTTAGCCAACTATTATTTTGATTCCGAAAAAACATTATTTGAAAGACAAAAACAAAGGGATGCGGTGGAACCCGTTTTTATTCGAGAGGGTCAGTTAATCGTTGAAAAAGGACAAGTCATCGATGAAAATATTTATCGTCAATTGAAGTTAGTCGGCTTATTGGACAAGCAGTCAAACGCATTGCCTTTTATCGGACTGTTTTTCTTTATCTCATTCTTGCTTTTTGTCATCATTACATTTTACATTAGTGAAGATCAAAAACAAAAGACGCTCGGATTATATGTACTTATCTTTTTCTTATCATTTTTACTTATGAAAGTTACAAGCATTATAAGTTATGATAACGATTTTGGCATTGCCTATATCGTCCCTATAGCAATGGGGACAATGATTACGACAATGTTAATAAGTGAAAGATTAGCTTTAGTTTCTGCAATCATATTTGCCATTTGCGGAAGCATTATCTTTAATTTACAAGCTACTGGAACATTTAACTTTACGCATGGTGTATATATATTATGTAGTTCCCTTGCAGGAATTGTAGTTTTGAGTAAAAGTAATCCGAAAGGTAATATATTTAAAGCGGGGATTTTGATTGGTTTTATTAACGCTTTATTAGCACTTTCTTTTGATTTAATTAAAAATGGACAAACAATTTGGATGGAACTCGGAGCGACAATTACATTTTCATTTCTGTCTGGAATTATTGCCGCGGTCTTAACTATGGGGATATTACCATATTTGGAAGCTGGTTTTGGAATTTTATCCTCAATGAAGTTAATTGACTTGTCAAATCCAAATCACCCCTTATTAAGAAAGTTATTATTAGAAGCGCCAGGAACGTACCATCATAGTATTATGGTGGCAAACCTTTCTGAAAGCGCTAGTGAAGCAATTGGTGCAAATGGATTATTAGCTAGAGTTGGCGCATTTTATCATGACATTGGAAAGGCAAAATGGCCACAATACTTTATTGAAAATCAAATGAATATGGATAATCCTCATGACAAGTTAGCACCGCATCTAAGTAAAAATATTATTACAGGGCATCCAACTGACGGTGTTAAAATGTTACGCAAACATAAAATGCCACAAGAAATAATTGATATAGCCCTACAACACCATGGTACGACTTGTTTAAGGTATTTTTATATTAAGGCAAAAGAAAGCGATGAAACAGTTTTAGAAGCAGATTTTCGTTACCCAGGTCCAAAGCCCCAAGGTAAAGAAGCTGCAGTTATTATGATTTGTGATAGTATTGAAGCAGCGGTCCGCACATTAAAAGAACCGTCTTCAGAAAAAATAGAAACATTGGTGAGAAATATTATTCAGGCTAAGTTAGAAGATGGCCAATTTGATGAATGTAACATTACATTGAAAGAATTAAATATCATATCGCAGACAGTATGTGACCAATTAAAAGGAAATTTCCATTCTCGAATAGCCTATCCAGAAGAAAAAAATAAAAGGGTGAAACAAGCATGA